A single region of the Procambarus clarkii isolate CNS0578487 chromosome 59, FALCON_Pclarkii_2.0, whole genome shotgun sequence genome encodes:
- the LOC138353737 gene encoding serine-rich adhesin for platelets-like, with protein sequence MSLEDLRGSSTMPLEDLGGSSTMPLEDLDGSSFRPLEDLGGSSTMLLEDLGGSSTMSLEDLGGSSTMSLEDLGGSSTMPLEDLRGSSTMSLEDLGGSSTMSLEDLRGSSTMSLEDFGGSSTMLLEELGGSSTMLLEDFGGSSTMLLEELGGSSTMSLEELGGSSTMSLEELGGSSTMPLEDLRGSSTMSLEDLRGSSTMPLEDLGGSSTMPLEDLGGSSTMPLEDLGGSSTMSLEDLGGSSTMSMEDFGGSSTMSLEDFGGSSTMSLEDLGGSSTMSLEDLRGSSTMSLEDLSGSSTMPQEDFGGSSTMSLEDLGGSSTMSLEDLGGSSTMPLEDLGGSSTMSLEDLGGSSTMSLEDLGGSSTMSLEDLGGSSTMPLEDLRGSSTTSLEDLGGSSTMSLEDLRGSSTMLLEDFGGSSTMLLEELGGSSTMSLEELGGSSTMPLEDLGGSSTMSVEDLGGSSTMPLEDLGGSSTMSLEDLGGSSTMSLEDLGGSSTMSLEHLGGSSTMPLEELGGSSTMPLEELGGSSTMPLEELGGSSTMPLEELGGSSTMPLEELGGSSTMPLEELGGSSTMPLEELGGSSTMPLEELGGSSTMPLEELGGSSTMPLEELGGSSTMSLEHLGGSSTMSLEHLGGSSTMSLEHLGGSSTMSLEHLGGSSTMPLEELGGSSTMPLEELGGSS encoded by the coding sequence ATGTCTCTGGAAGATCTTCGTGGTTCCAGTACTATGCCTTTGGAAGACCTTGGTGGTTCCAGTACTATGCCTCTGGAAGACCTTGATGGTTCCAGTTTTAGGCCTTTGGAAGACCTTGGTGGTTCCAGTACTATGCTTCTGGAAGACCTTGGTGGTTCCAGTACTATGTCTCTGGAAGACCTTGGTGGTTCCAGTACTATGTCTCTGGAAGACCTTGGTGGTTCCAGTACTATGCCTCTGGAAGATCTTCGTGGTTCCAGTACTATGTCTCTGGAAGATCTTGGTGGTTCCAGTACTATGTCTTTGGAAGATCTTCGTGGTTCCAGTACTATGTCTCTGGAAGACTTTGGTGGTTCCAGTACTATGCTTCTGGAAGAACTTGGTGGTTCCAGTACTATGCTTCTGGAAGACTTTGGTGGTTCCAGTACTATGCTTCTGGAAGAACTTGGTGGTTCCAGCACTATGTCTCTGGAAGAACTTGGTGGTTCCAGTACTATGTCTCTGGAAGAACTTGGTGGTTCCAGTACTATGCCTCTGGAAGACCTTCGTGGTTCCAGTACTATGTCTCTGGAAGATCTTCGTGGTTCCAGTACTATGCCTTTGGAAGACCTTGGTGGTTCCAGTACTATGCCTCTGGAAGACCTTGGTGGTTCCAGTACTATGCCTCTGGAAGATCTTGGTGGTTCCAGTACTATGTCTCTGGAAGACCTTGGTGGTTCCAGTACTATGTCTATGGAAGACTTTGGTGGTTCCAGTACTATGTCTCTGGAAGACTTTGGTGGTTCCAGCACTATGTCTCTGGAAGACCTTGGTGGTTCCAGTACTATGTCTCTGGAAGACCTTCGTGGTTCCAGTACTATGTCTCTGGAAGACCTTAGTGGTTCCAGTACTATGCCTCAGGAAGACTTTGGTGGTTCCAGTACTATGTCTCTGGAAGACCTTGGTGGTTCCAGCACTATGTCTCTGGAAGACCTTGGTGGTTCCAGCACTATGCCTTTGGAAGACCTTGGTGGTTCCAGCACTATGTCTCTGGAAGACCTTGGTGGTTCCAGTACTATGTCTCTGGAAGATCTTGGTGGTTCCAGTACTATGTCTCTGGAAGACCTTGGTGGTTCCAGTACTATGCCTCTGGAAGATCTTCGTGGTTCCAGTACTACGTCTCTGGAAGATCTTGGTGGTTCCAGTACTATGTCTTTGGAAGATCTTCGTGGTTCCAGTACTATGCTTCTGGAAGACTTTGGTGGTTCCAGTACTATGCTTCTGGAAGAACTTGGTGGTTCCAGTACTATGTCTCTGGAAGAACTTGGTGGTTCCAGTACTATGCCTCTGGAAGACCTTGGTGGTTCCAGTACTATGTCTGTGGAAGACCTTGGTGGTTCCAGTACTATGCCTCTGGAAGACCTTGGTGGTTCCAGCACTATGTCTCTGGAAGACCTTGGTGGTTCCAGTACTATGTCTCTGGAAGACCTTGGTGGTTCTAGTACTATGTCTCTGGAACACCTTGGCGGTTCCAGTACTATGCCTCTGGAAGAACTTGGTGGTTCCAGTACTATGCCTCTGGAAGAACTTGGTGGTTCCAGTACTATGCCTCTGGAAGAACTTGGTGGTTCCAGTACTATGCCTCTGGAAGAACTTGGTGGTTCCAGTACTATGCCTCTGGAAGAACTTGGTGGTTCCAGTACTATGCCTCTGGAAGAACTTGGTGGTTCCAGTACTATGCCTCTGGAAGAACTTGGTGGTTCCAGTACTATGCCTCTGGAAGAACTTGGTGGTTCCAGTACTATGCCTCTGGAAGAACTTGGTGGTTCCAGTACTATGCCTCTGGAAGAACTTGGTGGTTCCAGTACTATGTCTCTGGAACACCTTGGCGGTTCCAGTACTATGTCTCTGGAACACCTTGGCGGTTCCAGTACTATGTCTCTGGAACACCTTGGTGGTTCCAGTACTATGTCTCTGGAACACCTTGGCGGTTCCAGTACTATGCCTCTGGAAGAACTTGGTGGTTCCAGTACTATGCCTCTGGAAGAACTTGGTGGTTCCTCATAA